The Dehalogenimonas sp. 4OHTPN genome window below encodes:
- the moaC gene encoding cyclic pyranopterin monophosphate synthase MoaC codes for MELSHVDERGRARMVDVTEKRITSRRAVAIAHISMKPETLELIKKMEVRKGDVLAAARIAGIMAAKKTPELIPLCHPLTISETAIDFEFYGTYQLIVSAEVKCTGPTGVEMEALTAASIAALTVYDMCKAVDKGITIERIYLETKEGGKSGTYRRLDG; via the coding sequence ATGGAATTATCTCATGTCGATGAGCGTGGCCGAGCCAGGATGGTAGACGTGACCGAAAAGAGAATCACCAGCCGCCGCGCTGTAGCTATCGCCCATATCAGCATGAAACCTGAGACACTGGAGCTGATCAAGAAAATGGAGGTCAGAAAGGGCGATGTACTGGCAGCGGCGCGTATCGCCGGAATAATGGCTGCCAAGAAAACGCCGGAATTGATACCGCTGTGCCATCCATTGACAATCTCGGAAACCGCAATCGATTTCGAGTTTTACGGCACCTACCAGTTAATAGTGTCAGCCGAGGTGAAGTGCACCGGGCCTACCGGTGTTGAAATGGAAGCCCTCACCGCCGCCAGCATCGCCGCTCTGACCGTATACGATATGTGCAAGGCGGTGGACAAGGGCATAACCATAGAACGAATCTACCTCGAAACTAAAGAGGGTGGCAAAAGCGGGACTTACAGGAGACTGGATGGCTAA
- a CDS encoding MOSC domain-containing protein, giving the protein MAKIVAVCTSKKKGTKKKDISHAFLEADYGIQGDAHATKGWHRQISLLDNSSIDKMRAKGLALSPGDFAENLTTEGLELMTLPVGTRLKTGRGVELEITQIGKECHHHCQIYRQVGMCVMPLEGVFARIVRGGEVKAGDTIEVVGA; this is encoded by the coding sequence ATGGCTAAGATTGTCGCTGTTTGCACTAGCAAAAAAAAAGGCACTAAGAAAAAAGATATTAGCCACGCGTTCCTGGAAGCGGATTACGGGATTCAAGGCGACGCCCATGCCACCAAAGGCTGGCATCGGCAGATTAGCCTGCTGGACAATTCCAGCATCGACAAGATGCGCGCCAAAGGGCTGGCGCTTTCACCCGGCGACTTCGCCGAGAACCTGACAACTGAAGGTCTCGAACTGATGACCCTGCCTGTCGGTACGAGGCTAAAGACAGGCAGGGGAGTTGAGCTGGAGATCACCCAGATCGGAAAGGAATGTCATCACCACTGCCAGATCTACCGCCAGGTGGGGATGTGCGTCATGCCTCTTGAGGGCGTCTTTGCCCGCATTGTCCGAGGCGGCGAAGTAAAAGCCGGGGATACCATTGAGGTTGTTGGGGCGTAA
- the glp gene encoding gephyrin-like molybdotransferase Glp yields the protein MKPFGRLLDFDDALAIVLNAVVPVDKTESVSFKTLFGRVLAEDLRAIMSIPPFSRAAMDGYAVIAEDTFGAGRRSPKSLRVVDQIFAGDAPLVTTEKGEAVQIATGAPMPAGADAVVMVEETERIDEQVNIFKAVYPGANIGQVGEDVKQGEIILKQGNPFDAGKIGVLASQGFTEASVFIKPRIAIMPTGEEIAPAGQALKPGQIYDINSHTLAAVVGSNGGEPVKMPIAEDKPEKLRVAIEQALENDMVVISGGSSVGERDLMFSILEDLGKVLFHGIQVKPGKPTMFAVINGKPVLGMPGYPTSCLINGHVLLAPAVRKMARLPVEAKQPTEAMLAQSVPGSVGRRQFLPVKLVAGQALPLFKESGAITATAEADGYLDIPANIDILEKGETVRVFLFNG from the coding sequence GTGAAGCCTTTCGGACGACTATTGGATTTCGATGATGCCCTCGCGATAGTGTTGAATGCCGTGGTACCGGTTGACAAAACTGAATCTGTATCGTTCAAAACCCTCTTCGGTCGCGTTCTGGCCGAAGATCTCCGGGCGATTATGTCAATTCCCCCCTTTTCCCGTGCTGCCATGGATGGCTACGCCGTTATTGCCGAGGATACTTTCGGCGCCGGTCGGCGTAGCCCAAAGTCTCTGCGGGTAGTAGACCAAATCTTCGCTGGCGACGCCCCTTTGGTGACCACTGAAAAAGGTGAAGCTGTTCAAATTGCTACCGGGGCGCCCATGCCTGCCGGTGCCGACGCGGTGGTCATGGTAGAAGAGACCGAACGTATCGATGAACAGGTCAACATATTCAAGGCGGTTTATCCCGGTGCCAACATCGGCCAGGTTGGAGAAGATGTCAAACAGGGTGAGATCATTTTGAAACAGGGAAATCCGTTTGATGCCGGTAAGATCGGTGTGCTGGCCTCCCAGGGCTTTACCGAAGCTTCAGTATTCATAAAACCCCGCATCGCTATCATGCCCACCGGCGAGGAGATCGCCCCCGCCGGGCAAGCTCTCAAACCGGGGCAGATCTACGATATTAATTCGCACACCCTGGCTGCGGTGGTGGGTTCAAATGGCGGAGAACCGGTGAAGATGCCTATCGCTGAGGACAAGCCGGAGAAACTGCGGGTTGCCATCGAGCAAGCCCTGGAGAACGACATGGTGGTGATTTCCGGCGGCTCTTCAGTCGGAGAACGCGACTTGATGTTCAGCATACTGGAAGACCTGGGGAAAGTGCTTTTCCACGGCATTCAAGTCAAGCCGGGCAAGCCGACCATGTTCGCCGTAATCAACGGCAAGCCGGTGCTTGGTATGCCGGGATACCCGACGTCGTGTCTCATTAACGGTCATGTTCTACTGGCCCCGGCGGTAAGGAAAATGGCTCGTTTACCAGTCGAAGCTAAACAACCCACGGAAGCTATGCTGGCGCAGAGCGTGCCTGGCAGTGTCGGCCGGCGACAGTTCCTTCCGGTTAAACTTGTCGCCGGGCAAGCATTGCCATTGTTCAAAGAGTCCGGCGCAATCACCGCCACCGCTGAGGCCGACGGCTACTTGGACATTCCGGCCAACATCGACATCCTGGAAAAGGGCGAGACGGTCCGGGTTTTCTTGTTCAACGGCTGA
- a CDS encoding molybdenum cofactor biosynthesis protein B, with protein sequence MGHIDHKAKAPKSVGCAVLTISDSRTEDTDESGRYLISALKENGHSVLGYCLLKNDAMAIKKVIAGFADDDLVKVIITTGGTGFSHRDITVETVSGLLDKEIPGFGELFRFLTWESIGTPAIMSRALGGVSSGKIILCLPGSINAVKLAAEKIILPELGHLAREAGR encoded by the coding sequence ATGGGACACATTGATCACAAGGCTAAAGCGCCCAAGTCCGTCGGCTGTGCGGTCTTAACCATTTCTGATTCCCGAACTGAGGACACCGATGAGTCCGGGCGCTATCTGATATCAGCACTTAAAGAAAACGGCCATTCCGTCCTCGGTTACTGCCTGCTCAAGAACGATGCTATGGCAATAAAAAAAGTCATCGCCGGTTTCGCCGACGATGATTTAGTGAAGGTCATTATAACCACCGGCGGGACAGGCTTTTCCCACCGCGACATCACTGTCGAGACCGTTTCCGGTTTGCTTGACAAAGAAATTCCGGGTTTCGGCGAGCTCTTCCGTTTTTTGACTTGGGAAAGTATCGGTACACCGGCTATCATGAGCCGCGCGCTGGGCGGTGTCAGCTCTGGCAAAATCATCCTGTGCCTCCCCGGCTCTATCAACGCGGTTAAGCTAGCCGCAGAAAAGATCATTCTGCCCGAGCTTGGGCACCTGGCGAGGGAGGCCGGGCGGTGA